CGCCTCTTCCGGCGTTTCACCTGACTCGATTTTACCGCCTGGAAACTCCCACTTGTTCGCCATATGGGCGTCGGCGGCGCGCTGAGTGATGAAGATTTGGTTTTGCGGGTTGCGAATAATCCCGACGGCAATTTGCAGTATTTTCATATTGTCACTTCCATAAAAAAGGCGCAGATATCTGCGCCTTTTTGTTTTTTTATGAACTTAGCTCAGGCGGCCGTGGCACGCCTTGTACTTTTTACCGGAACCACACGGGCAAGGATCGTTACGACCCACTTTACGATCGCCGGTCTGCGCGGCGATCGCCGCTGCGGCTTCGCTGTCGTCGGTCTGATGACTCAGCTGTTGCATCTGTGCCAGACGCTCGGCTTCTTCACGACGCTGCTGCTCCATCGCTTCCACTTCTTCCGGCATACGCACCTGAACCTTGCTCAGGGTGCTGATCACTTCGTACTTCAGTGATTCCAGCATCGAGGCAAACATGGAGAAGGATTCACGCTTGTATTCCTGCTTCGGATCTTTCTGCGCATAGCCACGCAGGTGAATACCCTGACGCAGGTAGTCCATCGCCGCCAGGTGCTCTTTCCACAGGGAGTCGAGCGTCTGCAGCATTACGCCTTTTTCGAAATGACGCATCATTTCAGCGCCAACAACCTCTTCCTTACGCTTGTAGACGTCCAGCGCGGTTTCAAAGATACGTTCGCGCAGGGTCTCTTCGTGCAGCTCAGGCTCTTTATCCAGCCACTCTTTGATTGGCAGATCGAGGTCAAAGTCATTTTTCAGACGTTCCTGCAGGCCTTCGATATCCCACATCTCTTCCAGAGACTGCGGTGGAATATGCGCGTCGATGGTGGCTTTAAACACATCTTCACGAATGCTGTTGATGGTTTCGCTCACGTCGGACACGTCCAGCAGTTCGTTACGCTGAGTATAGATTGCACGACGCTGATCGTTAGCCACATCATCATATTCCAGCAGCTGCTTACGAATATCAAAGTTGCGGCTTTCCACTTTACGCTGTGCGTTAGCGATCGCTTTAGTCACCCACGGGTGCTCAATGGCTTCGCCAGGTTTCATCCCCAGCTTACGCATCATGCCGGACACGCGGTCGGAGGCGAAAATACGCATCAGCGCATCTTCCATAGACAGGTAGAAGCGGGATGAACCGGCATCACCCTGACGACCCGCACGGCCACGCAGCTGGTTATCGATACGACGAGACTCGTGACGCTCTGTACCGATGATGTGCAGACCGCCGGAAGCCAGGACGGCGTCATGACGAACCTGCCAGTCGGCTTTGATCTGCGCAATCTGTTCTGGCGTTGGGTTTTCAAGCTCCGCCACTTCAGCCTGCCAGCTACCGCCCAGCATAATATCGGTACCACGACCCGCCATGTTGGTGGCAATGGTTACGGCAGCCGGATAACCCGCCTGCGCAACAATGTCCGCTTCTTTGGCGTGGAATTTGGCGTTCAGAACGTTATGTTTGATACCTGCTTTAGTCAGCTCGTGAGAAACCACTTCAGATTTCTCGATGGAGATGGTCCCCACCAGAACCGGCTGGCCATTGGCAGTGCGGTCGCGAATATCTTCGATGATCGCCTGAATTTTTTCCGCTTCGGTCATGTACACCAGATCCGGCATATCCTTACGGATCATCGGACGGTTGGTTGGAACGACCACGGTATCCAGCTTGTAGATGGAGCTGAATTCAAACGCTTCGGTATCAGCAGTACCGGTCATCCCCGCCAGCTTCTCGTACAGACGGAAGTAGTTCTGGAAGGTGATAGACGCCAGCGTCTGGTTTTCATTCTGAATATCCACACCTTCTTTGGCTTCCACAGCCTGATGCAGACCGTCAGACCAGCGACGTCCCTGCATGGTACGGCCGGTGTGTTCATCGACGATGATCACTTCGCCGTCTTTAACGATGTAATCGACGTCGCGGGTGAACAGCGCGTGGGCGCGCAGTGCAGCGGTCACGTGGTGCATCAGCATGATGTTGCTCGGGGAGTACAGGGACTCGCCCTCTTCCATGATGCCTTCAGCTACCAGCAGCTCTTCAATTTTCACCAGACCACGTTCGGTCAGGTTCACCTGGCGCGCTTTTTCATCTACGGAGAAGTGACCTTCACCCTGGAAGGTATCCGAGTCCTCTTTCTCCTGGCGCAGCAGGTGTGGAATGATTTTGTCGACTTTACGGTACATCTCGGAGCTGTCTTCAGCCGGGCCGGAGATGATCAGCGGGGTACGCGCTTCATCGATCAGGATGGAGTCAACCTCATCCACCAGCGCATAGTGCAGCTTACGCTGTACGCGCTCTTCCGGGCTGAACGCCATGTTGTCACGCAGGTAGTCGAAGCCGTATTCGTTGTTGGTGCCGTAGGTGATGTCCGCGTTATACGCTTCGCGCTTGGCTGGCGCAGGCAGGCCGGACATGTTGATGCCGACGGTCATACCGAGGAATTCGAACAGTGGACGGTTGTTTTCGGCGTCACGCTGCGCCAGATAGTCGTTGACGGTAACCACGTGAACGCCTTTACCGGTCAGCGCGTTCAGGTAAGCCGGCAGCGTTGCGGTCAGGGTTTTACCTTCACCGGTACGCATTTCCGCGATGCAGCGCTCGTTGAGCACCATACCACCCAGCAGCTGGACGTCGAAGTGACGCATGCCGAATACGCGCTTACTCGCTTCGCGCACGACAGCAAACGCTTCCGGGATCAGACTTTCTAAGGTTTCACCTTTTTCCAGACGCGCACGGAATTCCGCCGTTTTCGCTTTTAGCTCGTCATCAGAGAGCTTCTCCATCGCCGGTTCCATACCGTTGATGACGGCAACAGCTTTGCGCATACGGCGCAGGGTACGATCGTTACGACTACCAAAAACTTTAGTTAACAATTTGATTAGCATAATAAATTCTCAAACGCCCCATTGTGGGCAGATAAATTAAGGTATTGAAAAAGTTAATTTAGCTGAGGCGTTGCGGCCCGGCACGAATGCCGTGAGCCTGGCTAATCCAGGTTGAAACAGAGAATGAAGCTGGTGAAACAAACGCACGCTGCGTTGTCTGACGAACCATGACCGGCGGCTGGCTGTCCTGCGTGAGCAGCGCGTTGAGCGTGTCCAGCAGGGCAAGATGCTGAGCCTGCACCGGCAGCGCCTCTTCCGCAACAGGCATGGCCTGCGGTGCCATCGCAAAGGACAGATGGCGGATAACGGTGCGGATAGCGTGCTGGTGCCAGTAATCGACGGTGAAGTTTGGGCGGCGACTGGCTTCAAGCCACGCGAGGTTAGTAAAGTTAACCCGCGTGTTGAGATCGTGTTTAGTGGTGGAGGTTTTTGCGGGCGCCGCCGCTTCGGCACTGTTGCTGAGCGCAGGCAAGCCGAAACTCGCCGCGACCATCCCTAATAAGAGATGCGGCCAGAAGTAACGTCTGCCAAATTGTCGCCAGCGCGTCAGTATTCCGCTCACCTGCTCCACCCAATAAGCCAGCCTTGCAGAGGCTGAGTTCAGTTATTCATTTTAGCGCCCAGATAGTACCACTAAAGCCAATATACATCAGCAGGAATGAGGTGCCGCCGCGGAGAAAAACGGTCAAGAATGCAGCTAACGCACATAATTTTCTGAGTAAGACAAACGAGAGATACCGCAGGGGTAAACGAAGAAGGGTAAAAATAAAAACGACTGGTCTTCCTGGTCGGAGAGAGTACCAGGTTAACCAGTCGATTTTTTTACGAAACGGTTTGAACCGTTACGCCAGAACCATGCTTGGTGCTTTGAAAGCCAGCGGCAGTTCAGCTTCGTCTTCGAAGGTCACATATTCCCAGGCTTCCTGTTTTGCCAGGACGGCTTGCAACAGTTTGTTGTTCAGCGCATGACCGGATTTGAACGCGGTAAATGCACCAATGATGTTGTGACCACACATGAACAGGTCGCCGATAGCATCCAGCATTTTGTGACGAACGAATTCATCTTCGAAACGCAGGCCGTCTTCGTTCAGTACGCGATAATCGTCAACAACGATGGCACAATCGAAGCTGCCGCCCAGGCACAGGCCGCGGGACTGCAGATATTCGATATCACGCATGAAGCCAAATGTACGGGCTCGGCTGATCTGGCGCATAAACGCATCGGCAGAGAAGTTCATCGCATAGCGCTGGGTGCTGGAGTCAATCGCCGGATGGTTAAAGTCGATGGTAAAGTCCAACGAGAAACCATTGTACGGTTTGAATTCAGCCCACTTGTCGCCATCTTCGACGCGAACGGTCTCTTTGATGCGTACAAATTTCTTCGCGCAGTTCAGTTCTTCGATGCCGGCATCCAGCAACAGATAGACGAACGGTGCAGCACTGCCATCCATAATCGGGATTTCTGGCGCATCGACTTCAACAATAATGTTGTCGATACCCAGACCCGCCAGGGCGGCGTTCAGGTGCTCTACGGTAGAAATCCGCACGTCATGCTCGTTCACCAGACAAGTACAGAGCATAGTATCACGCACAGATTTGGCATCGGCCGGAAAATCTACCGGTGGATTCAAGTCGGTGCGACGATAGATGACCCCGGTATTGGCCGGCGCAGGGCGTAACGTCAGCGTGACTTTCTTGCCGGTATGTAAACCGACACCAGTCGCCTGAACGATACGTTTAAGTGTCCTTTGTTTGATCATCGTATAATCTCGCCAAATTAACTATCCAACCGAGAGTGTATATCACTAACGGTGGGCCAGTTTAGCACAAAGAGCGCAAATCCCCTAATTCCAGCCAATTCTTAGTCAGCTTGCTTACGCAGGAACGCCGGGATATCCAGATAATCTGGCTCTTTCGCCGTTTGCGGCGTTGGGTCGTTCACCACTTTCGCGGCCGGTTTCTGCTCCTGAGTCAGAGGAGACATACCGTGCTGCTGGTAACGATCCATTACCGGTTGCTGAGTCTGCTTGTTGGTCACTAAGGTGATCTCAGGACGCTTGTCCATACCGATACCGGTCGCAACAACGGTAACACGCAGCTCGTCGTTCATTTCAGGGTCAAGGGAAGTACCGATTACCACGGTAGCGTTGTCAGAGGCGAACGCACGGATGGTGTTCCCCACGGTTTCGAACTCATCCAGACGCAGGTCAAAGCCAGCGGTAATGTTGACCAGCACGCCGCGCGCACCAGACAGATCGATATCTTCCAGCAGTGGAGAAGAGATAGCCATTTCAGCCGCTTCTTCAGCACGGTCTTCACCGCTCGCCACGCCAGAGCCCATCATCGCGTAGCCCATTTCGGACATCACGGTGCGAACGTCTGCAAAGTCAACGTTCATCAGGCCAGGACGGGTAATCAGTTCAGCGATACCCTGAACCGCGCCTTTCAGCACGTCGTTTGCTGCACCGAATGCGTCCAGCAGGGAAATACCGCGACCCAGAACTTTCAACAGCTTGTCGTTAGGGATGGTGATCAGCGAGTCCACATGCTTGGACAGCTCGGTGATACCCTGCTCCGCGAAGGCCATACGCTTCTTGCCTTCAAAATTGAAAGGCTTGGTCACGACAGCAACGGTCAGGATACCTAAATCTTTTGCCACTTCAGCCACAACAGGTGCTGCGCCGGTACCGGTACCGCCACCCATGCCTGCTGCGATGAAGACCATGTCCGCACCTTCCAGTGCAGCGCGCAGCGCTTCACGATCTTCTTCAGCCGCATTACGGCCGACTTCCGGGTTAGCCCCTGCTCCCAGCCCTTTGGTGATACCACCGCCGATCTGGATAGTCTGGCCAACAGCTGTCTTACGCAGTGCCTGCGCATCGGTGTTAACTGCGAAGAATTCAACACCTTCAATGCGTTCACGCACCATATGCTCTACGGCGTTACCGCCGCCGCCACCGACGCCGATGACTTTAATCACCGCGTCGTTGGTCAGTTCCATAGGTTCAAACATAATTTCTCTCTCCGTTGTGCCTGTCGCCCGAGACCGCTAATTCTCTCCGGTCTCTTAAAAAAATTAAAACTCTTTTCGCAACCAGTTGTTCAGTCGTTTGACCCACGACCCCACTGAGACGCGTTTTTCCACTTCTGCTTCACCACTGAGATGAGATTCCTTCCCGTAGTGGAGCAGGCCCACAGCCGTTGAATAATACGGCTCCTGAGCATAATCCGTTAAACCGGTGATATTCAGCGGCGCACCAATACGCACCTGCGTATGGAACACGCGCTGAGCACAGGCCGCAAGACCTTCAATTTGCGCTGCACCGCCGGTTAATACAATCCCCGCCGCAAGATGATGTTTAACGCCCTGCTGACGAAGCTGTTCCTGTAACTGTAAAATCTCTTCGTTGACCAGGTTGAGCAGCTCGGTATAGCGCGGCTCTATCACCTCTGCCAACGTCTGGCGCTGCAGGCTACGCGGTGGACGACCACCGACGCTCGGCACTTCAACGCTCTCATCTTTGCCAACGATAGACCCCAGCGCGCAGCCGTGGCGCACTTTAATCGCTTCTGCATCGCTCGGCGGCGTACCAAAAGCGTAAGCAATATCGCTGGTCACAACGTTCCCGGCATAAGGGATCACTTTCGTGTGGCGCAACGCACCGCCGGTATACACGGCGATATCCATTGTACCACCACCAATATCGACCACACAGACACCCAGTTCACGTTCATCTTCGGTCAGCACGGAATAACTTGCCGCCAGACCGGCGAAAATAAGTTGGTCAACTTTCAGGCCACAACGTTCAACGGCTTTTACAATGTTCTTCGCCATATCGTTGTGACATGTGATCAGGTGCACTTTTGCCTGCATACGTACGCCAGAAAGACCGACCGGGTTCTTGATCCCTTCCTGGTAGTCAATCGCATATTCCTGCGGAATGACATGCAGCACGCGATGCTCGTCGCGGACACGCACGGATTTCGCCGTGTGCACGACGTTTTCAACGTCTTCCTGCGTCACTTCTTCTTCGGAAATCGGCACCATACCGATTTCGTTCTGGCAGCTAATGTGCTTACCAGAAAGGGCCAGATAGACAGAAGAAATCTGGCAATCTGCCATCAGTTCAGCCTGATCGATGGCGCGCTGAACGCATTTCACCACCGATTCAAGATCGTTTACCCCACCTTTATCCATACCACGGGACGGGCAACTGCCTACGCCAATGATATTGACCATACCGTCGGGCAGAACTTCCCCTACTAAAGCGGCAACCTTCGCGGTGCCAATCTCCAGTCCAACTACCAGTTTTCTGTCCGTCGCCTTGATCATTGTTGTTCTGCCTGTACCTGTGCCTGATTCTGTTGCTGATTAGGTTCCTCGACCGGAGCCGGTACCCAACCGACTGCTGCGCCTGAGTCATAGCGCAAATCAACGTAGCTTATCCGTTTGCCGTCAGTCTGTGCCTGCTGCTGTAAAACCGGGTAAAGTTCGACAAAACGCGCCAGACGCTTCATTGTGTCGCCGCGTCCCAGGTTGAGCTTAATGCCGTTCGTTAACGTCAGCTGCCAGGAACGGCGCGCCGTCATGGCAGCATCTTTTAACGTAAACCTGTCCTTCGCCAGCACCTGACCCATTTCGCGAAAACCTTGTAACACCTCGTTTTCGCTACCTTCCGGGCCATACAACATCGGTAAATTTTGCTTGTTGACACGATCGGCCGGGACGCTGAAGGAGTTTCCGTCTGCGTCAACCATGTGCTGATCATTCCAACGCGCAATGGGCACATATTCAACCAGATGAATCTTCAATTCATCAGGCCATTGCTTTCTTACGCTCGCCTGTTTTATCCATGGCAGACGTTCTATCTGGCTCTGGATAATGTTGACGTCCTGCGTCATAAAAGTGCCAGGCGAGCCCAGCGCCAGAATTGACTGGCGAATATCGTCGTTACGCGTGTAGTGACGCTCACCGGTGACCACCAGCTTAGAAAGCGGCAACCGCTGCGCATCTTCCATCCAGCCCAGGACCATCCAGCCGCTGATAAACACGGTGCACAGCACCCCGAGCAGGAAAATGATGCCTGCAAGACGCGTTCCATTACTGCGGCGTGAGGAGGCGTATTCGTCCTCGTCATCGCGGTTGCGCGTGTTCAATGCAGCCTGAGACATATCAGCCCGCCTGGTCCAGAATGCGTACGACTAACTGCGAGAAGCTCATCCCCGCCTGACGCGCGGCCATCGGCACAAGGCTGTGGCTGGTCATTCCCGGAGAGGTATTCGCTTCCAGCAGATAAAATTGTCCGTCACTGTCCTGCATCACGTCGATGCGTCCCCAGCCCTGACAACCCAGAATATGCCAGGCTTTAAGCACCAGGGACTGTAAATCTGCTTCACGCTCAGCTTCAAGACCACAAGGGCAGAAATATTGCGTCTCATCAGAGAGATACTTCGCCTCATAATCATAGAAGGTTCCGGCCGGTTGGATACGAATTGACGGTAAAATTTCTTCGCCAAGCATCGCGACGGTAAATTCCGGCCCGCTGAGCCATTTTTCAACCAGAACTTCTTCATCATGTTGAAATGCCAGTGCTAAAGCGGACGAAAGATCTTCAGCTTTCTCGACTTTGGACATTCCCACGCTCGAACCTTCCCGGCTGGGCTTTACAATAACCGGTAAGCCCAGCTCAGCAATGCGTGTATTAACGCTATCCGGCAGGCCCAATTCAAATTCGCGACGCGTCAGTGCTACCCATGGCGCAACGGGTAACCCCGCGCCCTGCCACAGAAGCTTGCTGCGCAGTTTGTCCATAGAGATAGCGGAGGCCATCACGCCGCTGCCGGTGTACGGCATGCCGAGCAAATCCAGAAGCCCCTGCAGGGTGCCGTCTTCGCCGCCGCGACCATGCAAAGCGATAAAGACTTTATCGAAACCCATGGCTTTTAATTGCGTCACGTCGACCTCTTTTGGGTCGACCAGGTGCGCATTGACGCCACCTTCGCGCAGGCCCGCCAGCACAGCCGCGCCGGAATTCAGGGAAACCTCGCGCTCGGCGGAGGTGCCGCCAGACAGGACAGCAATCTTATCAGCCATGATGCTCATCCTCCTGGGTTTGCGGCTTCAGTTTGATTTCAGCTAAGGTACGGGCGATTTTGCCGATATTTCCCGCGCCCTGAATCAGAATCAAATCATTACCTGTCAGGACCGGTGCCAGAATTTCCGCCACCTGTGCTGGGTCAGAAACCAGAATAGGGTCAACTTTACCGCGTCCACGGATGGTACGACACAGGGAACGGCTGTCGGCCCCCGGAATCGGCGTCTCGCCTGCGGCGTACACGTCCAGCATTAACAGGGTGTCTACCTGTGACAGGACGCTGGCGAAATCGTCGTACAGATCGCGCGTACGCGTGAAGCGGTGCGGCTGGAAGACCATCACCAGATTTTTGTCCGGCCAGCCTGCACGTGCGGCTTTAATGGTGGCGTCGACTTCGGTCGGATGGTGGCCATAGTCGTCCACCAGCATCGCAGTGCCGGCTTTACCGTTCACGGCGTCCAGCGGGAATTCACCGAGGAAGTCGAAGCGACGGCCGGTGCCCTGGAAGCTTTCCAGCGCGCGCAGAATGGCATCATCATCAATGCCTTCTTCCGTCGCGACGGCCACAGCCGCTGCGGCATTGAGGGCGTTATGGCGACCTGGCGCATTCAGCGTGACGTGCAGCAGTTCTTTGTCCTGACGCGCCAGCGTGAAATGCCCCTGCGCACCAATCTGTTTGTACTCTTCCACGCGGACGTCAGCGTCTTCGCTGAAGCCGTAAGTGGTGATTTGACGACCCACGCGCGGCAGCAGCTCGCGGATCACCGGATCGTCTACGCACATCACCGCGCGTCCATAGAATGGCAGGTTGTGCAGGAAGTTGATGAAGGTCTGCTTTAAGTTCTCGAAGTCGCCCTGGTAGGTATCCATATGGTCAGCTTCGATGTTAGTGACAATCGCCACCATCGGCTGCAGGTGCAGGAACGACGCGTCGCTCTCATCCGCTTCGGCAATCAGATAACGACTGTGGCCCAGACGCGCGTGTACGCCTGCGGCTTTGACCAGACCGCCGTTGACGAACGTCGGGTCGAGACCCGCTTCCGCATAAATACTGGAGACCATCGCCGTGGTCGTGGTTTTACCGTGGGTCCCGGCAATGGCGATGCCGTGACGGAAACGCATCAGTTCCGCCAGCATTTCTGCACGGCGGATCACCGGAATGCGCGCTTCGTGCGCGGCAACGATTTCCGGGTTGTCAGAGGAGATGGCGCTGGAGACCACCACCACGCTCGCATCGCGCACGTTTTCCGGACGATGGTTGAAATAGATAGTCGCCCCAAGCGACGCCAGCTGCTGCGTAACAGGGTTTGGCGCCAGGTCAGACCCGCTGATCTGATAACCTTCGTTAGCTAACACTTCGGCAATACCGCCCATGCCAGCACCACCGATGCCAACAAAGTGAATGTGCCGGACGCGACGCATCTCGGGCACGATTGAACGCAGTTTTGCCAGTTGTTGTGTATTCATTCTCTAAACGCCATCGACTACTTAAAATTCGTGCAGCGCAAAACGCGCTGCGAGGGTTAAGCCTGGGCTGCCAGGCTCACTTCTTTTGCCACCCGTTCCGTCGCATCAGGGATAGCGGCCGCGCGTGCGCGTTGCGCCATCTCCAGCAGTGCGTCTCTGTTCCAGCCCGCCAGGGTGGTGGCGACCGCGTCGGCGGTAAATTGTGGCTGTTCAAAAATCTTCGCGGCACCGGCTTTCTCAAGCGGCAGCGCATTCCAGTACTGCTGTCTGTCTTTGTGCTGGAACGGCACAAAAAGGGCCGGCAGACCGGCGGCGGCGATCTCGCTCACCGTCAGCGCGCCTGAACGACAGACCACGACATCGGCCCAGGCATACGCTGCCGCCATGTCGTCGATAAATTCTGTGACTTTATGCTGCGGCTGGCCTTCGTCTGCGTAAGCTTGCTCAACGGTCTGCTGAGCGCCTTTTCCGCTCTGGTGCCAGATGGTCACGGTATCCCCCAGCTTTGCGGCAACCTGCGGCATCGTCTGGTTTAGAACACGCGCCCCCTGAGAGCCGCCGACGACCAGTACACGAACCGGCCCTTCACGGCCCGTCAGGCGAGCGTCCGGCAGCGGGAGCGCCAGCACGTCCACACGCACCGGGTTACCCACCACGTCCGCTTTCGGGAACGCACCGGGAAACGCCTGCATAACTTTGGTAGCGATTTTCGCCAGCCACTTGTTGGTCAGACCAGCAATACCGTTCTGTTCATGTAGCACAACGGGAATGCCTAACGACCACGCCGCCAGCCCGCCAGGACCAGAGACATAGCCGCCCATGCCCAGCACCACATCTGGCTTAAAGCGCTTCATGATGGTGCGCGCCTGACGCCAGGCGTTAAAAATACGCACCGGAGCCAGCAGCATTGCCTTGAGGCCTTTGCCCCGAAGGCCGGAAATACGAATAAAGTCGATCTCGATACCGTGCTTCGGTACCAGATCGGCTTCCATGCGGTCTGCGGTTCCCAGCCAGCGTACCTGCCAGCCCTGATCCATTAAATGGTGCGCAACCGCCAGCCCCGGGAACACGTGTCCACCGGTACCGCCTGCCATCACCATTAACCGCTTCGGTTGATTCATCGTGAACCTCGTGTAAACGCCTGGGCTTTTTCCAGACGCGTCTCATAATCTATACGCAACAAAAACATGATGGCCGTCGACATAATCAACAGACTCGAACCACCATAACTGATCAACGGCAGCGTCAGACCTTTGGTCGGCAGCATACCCGCTGCGGCCCCGACGTTAACCAATGCCTGGAAGCTAAACCAGATACCAATTGAACAGGCTAAGAATCCTGAGAAGCGGTGATCGATCTCCAGCGCTTTCCGGCCGATAGACATGGCGCGGAAAGCGACGAAGAATACCATTAATAGCGCTAATACCACACCGATATAACCCAGTTCTTCCGCAATAATGGAGAAGATGAAGTCAGTGTGCGCTTCCGGTAAATACTCCAGTTTCTGTACCGAGTTACCCAGCCCCTGTCCCCAGACTTCACCGCGACCAAAGGCCATCAGCGACTGCGTCAGCTGATAACCGCTGCCGAACGGATCTTCCCACGGGTTCCAGAACGAGGTCACACGGCGAATACGGTAAGGCTCGGCGAGGATCAGCAGCACAACCGCCGAAATCCCCATCCCGATGATAGCGATGAACTGCCACAGCTTCGCGCCCGCCAGGAACAGCATGGCCAGGGTGGTAACGAACAGCACGACAACGGTACCGAGGTCAGGCTGCGCCAGCAGTAATACCGCCAGCACCAGAATCACGCCCATCGGTTTTAAGAAGCCGCGGAGGTTGTTACGCACTTCATCTACCTTACGCACCAGGTAGTTAGCCAGGTAGCAGAACAGGGAGAGCTTGGTAAATTCTGCAGGCTGAATGCGCAGCGGGCCAAAGGCGATCCAGCGTGAAGCCCCGTTAACAGAGCTCCCCACCACCAGTACGATCAGCAGCATAATAATCGAGGCGATCAGCATCGCCGTACTGTGCCGCTGCCAGAACTCCATCGGCAGGCGCAAGGTCACCAGCGCCAGGCAGAACGCCAGGATGATGTAAAGACCATCTCGCTTGGCAAACAGGAAAGGATCGTTCGCCAGACGCTGCCCGACGGGCATTGAGGCTGACGTCACCATAATGAAGCCGACCGCCGCCAGCCCCATCGTGAGCCAGAACAGCGTGCGATCGTACATGACCAGGCTGTCGTTATCTT
This region of Enterobacter asburiae genomic DNA includes:
- the murG gene encoding undecaprenyldiphospho-muramoylpentapeptide beta-N-acetylglucosaminyltransferase, with amino-acid sequence MNQPKRLMVMAGGTGGHVFPGLAVAHHLMDQGWQVRWLGTADRMEADLVPKHGIEIDFIRISGLRGKGLKAMLLAPVRIFNAWRQARTIMKRFKPDVVLGMGGYVSGPGGLAAWSLGIPVVLHEQNGIAGLTNKWLAKIATKVMQAFPGAFPKADVVGNPVRVDVLALPLPDARLTGREGPVRVLVVGGSQGARVLNQTMPQVAAKLGDTVTIWHQSGKGAQQTVEQAYADEGQPQHKVTEFIDDMAAAYAWADVVVCRSGALTVSEIAAAGLPALFVPFQHKDRQQYWNALPLEKAGAAKIFEQPQFTADAVATTLAGWNRDALLEMAQRARAAAIPDATERVAKEVSLAAQA
- the murC gene encoding UDP-N-acetylmuramate--L-alanine ligase is translated as MNTQQLAKLRSIVPEMRRVRHIHFVGIGGAGMGGIAEVLANEGYQISGSDLAPNPVTQQLASLGATIYFNHRPENVRDASVVVVSSAISSDNPEIVAAHEARIPVIRRAEMLAELMRFRHGIAIAGTHGKTTTTAMVSSIYAEAGLDPTFVNGGLVKAAGVHARLGHSRYLIAEADESDASFLHLQPMVAIVTNIEADHMDTYQGDFENLKQTFINFLHNLPFYGRAVMCVDDPVIRELLPRVGRQITTYGFSEDADVRVEEYKQIGAQGHFTLARQDKELLHVTLNAPGRHNALNAAAAVAVATEEGIDDDAILRALESFQGTGRRFDFLGEFPLDAVNGKAGTAMLVDDYGHHPTEVDATIKAARAGWPDKNLVMVFQPHRFTRTRDLYDDFASVLSQVDTLLMLDVYAAGETPIPGADSRSLCRTIRGRGKVDPILVSDPAQVAEILAPVLTGNDLILIQGAGNIGKIARTLAEIKLKPQTQEDEHHG
- the ftsW gene encoding cell division protein FtsW, with the translated sequence MRLSLPRLKMPRLPGFGILAWVFAALKGWVMGSRQKDNDSLVMYDRTLFWLTMGLAAVGFIMVTSASMPVGQRLANDPFLFAKRDGLYIILAFCLALVTLRLPMEFWQRHSTAMLIASIIMLLIVLVVGSSVNGASRWIAFGPLRIQPAEFTKLSLFCYLANYLVRKVDEVRNNLRGFLKPMGVILVLAVLLLAQPDLGTVVVLFVTTLAMLFLAGAKLWQFIAIIGMGISAVVLLILAEPYRIRRVTSFWNPWEDPFGSGYQLTQSLMAFGRGEVWGQGLGNSVQKLEYLPEAHTDFIFSIIAEELGYIGVVLALLMVFFVAFRAMSIGRKALEIDHRFSGFLACSIGIWFSFQALVNVGAAAGMLPTKGLTLPLISYGGSSLLIMSTAIMFLLRIDYETRLEKAQAFTRGSR